One Leifsonia shinshuensis DNA window includes the following coding sequences:
- a CDS encoding nucleotidyltransferase domain-containing protein: MEHHERALAGYVVDASADPSVLAVIVSGSVARGAERPDSDVDLYLVVTDARWDEAYAAHRLMYTSTDGIGYDGGYFDIKLATLSYLDDAAERGDDPVRDSFASARVAFSRVPDLDERLARVVQVSAADWQDRVAGFVAQCRLHGGYFLQQAYEHGDPLLLAHASVHLATSAARALLAHNRVFFPGPKYLRERVAGLAQAPEGFANLLDAVIATPTPTTAGALLEAVEAAVGEALPRDDTLSRFVLDNELAWRYRTAPPEYS; encoded by the coding sequence ATGGAGCACCACGAGCGCGCCCTCGCCGGGTACGTGGTGGACGCCTCCGCCGACCCATCCGTGCTGGCCGTGATCGTGAGCGGCTCGGTCGCGCGCGGCGCAGAGCGCCCGGACTCCGACGTCGACCTCTACCTGGTGGTGACCGACGCGCGCTGGGACGAGGCCTACGCTGCCCACCGCCTGATGTACACGAGCACGGACGGCATCGGCTACGACGGCGGCTACTTCGACATCAAGCTGGCGACGCTCTCCTACCTGGACGACGCGGCCGAGCGTGGTGACGACCCGGTGCGCGACTCGTTCGCGTCCGCGCGGGTGGCGTTCAGCCGGGTCCCCGACCTGGACGAGCGACTGGCGCGGGTGGTCCAGGTGTCGGCCGCCGACTGGCAGGACCGCGTCGCGGGCTTCGTCGCGCAGTGCCGCCTGCACGGCGGCTACTTCCTGCAGCAGGCGTACGAGCACGGCGATCCGCTGCTGCTGGCGCACGCGTCGGTGCACCTGGCGACCTCGGCGGCGCGGGCGCTGCTCGCGCACAACCGGGTCTTCTTCCCGGGGCCGAAGTACCTGCGCGAGCGGGTGGCGGGTCTCGCACAGGCTCCCGAGGGCTTCGCGAACCTCCTGGACGCGGTGATCGCGACGCCGACTCCGACGACGGCCGGGGCGCTGCTGGAGGCGGTGGAGGCCGCGGTCGGGGAAGCCCTGCCCCGCGACGACACGCTTTCCCGCTTCGTGCTCGACAACGAGCTGGCATGGCGGTACCGGACGGCGCCACCGGAGTACTCGTAG
- a CDS encoding LacI family DNA-binding transcriptional regulator, translated as MTTEQVDGRNVPTLEAVAARAGVSRATVSRVVNGSTKVTPEVAEAVTRAIADLNYVPNRAARSLASRRTQVIALVVPESTAKVFADPFFASIVQGVALSLADTEYTLNMVISSETNPDKTRRYLMGGNVDGALVVSHHSGDHSYAQLGSTLPIVFGGRPVSEAQHESYFVDVDNVAGSAGAAEHLIARGRRNIALITGPQDMPAGLDRYTGWRRALEAEGLDHTLVEYGDFSPYSGMEAMRRLLATGRPIDGLFAANDQMAAGAYSAIHEAGLSIPGDIAVVGFDDDNFGLTATPPLTTVHQPSIGLGEAMARVLVRRLAGEPVERVTLLPTELVVRQSS; from the coding sequence ATGACGACGGAACAGGTGGACGGCCGCAACGTGCCGACCCTGGAGGCCGTGGCCGCGCGCGCGGGCGTCTCCCGGGCGACCGTGTCCCGCGTCGTGAACGGGTCCACCAAGGTGACGCCGGAGGTCGCAGAGGCCGTGACGCGCGCCATCGCCGACCTCAACTACGTGCCGAACCGCGCCGCACGCTCGCTGGCCTCCCGCCGCACGCAGGTGATCGCGCTGGTGGTTCCGGAGTCGACGGCGAAGGTGTTCGCCGACCCGTTCTTCGCGTCCATCGTGCAGGGCGTCGCGCTCAGCCTCGCGGACACCGAGTACACGCTCAACATGGTCATCTCGTCGGAGACGAACCCCGACAAGACCCGCCGCTACCTGATGGGCGGCAACGTGGACGGCGCGCTCGTGGTCTCCCACCACTCCGGCGACCACTCCTATGCGCAGCTCGGCTCGACGCTTCCGATCGTGTTCGGCGGCCGGCCGGTGAGCGAGGCGCAGCACGAGTCGTACTTCGTGGACGTGGACAATGTCGCCGGCTCGGCGGGCGCCGCGGAGCACCTGATCGCACGCGGACGCCGGAACATCGCGCTCATCACCGGCCCGCAGGACATGCCCGCCGGCCTCGACCGCTACACCGGCTGGCGTCGGGCGCTGGAGGCGGAGGGGCTCGACCACACGCTGGTCGAGTACGGCGACTTCTCGCCCTACTCCGGCATGGAGGCCATGCGCCGGCTGCTCGCGACCGGCCGCCCGATCGACGGCCTGTTCGCCGCGAACGACCAGATGGCGGCCGGGGCGTACTCGGCCATCCACGAGGCAGGCCTCAGCATCCCGGGCGACATCGCGGTGGTCGGCTTCGACGACGACAATTTCGGGCTGACCGCGACGCCGCCGCTGACGACGGTGCACCAGCCCTCCATCGGGCTCGGGGAGGCCATGGCGCGCGTGCTGGTCCGCCGCCTCGCGGGCGAACCGGTCGAGCGGGTCACGCTGCTACCGACCGAGCTGGTGGTCCGGCAGAGCTCGTAG
- a CDS encoding phosphatase PAP2 family protein, with protein sequence MRPAPLRLLPFVWGALGTAVMFVAVYLFFVQSYIGQVIDERSFAGAERWKGNLIDFAHAFLNALPAAAVVIGAIIAIIIVLVRRNWMVFAVAVGAAIAANVSTQVLKYSVLSRPEKGVDAGLANSLPSGHTSVAASAALVVFLVASPRLRPLAAVIGSAFTIAAGASTLVEQWHRPSDVIAATLVVAFWGCIAGIVLAALRLRPADPPVRTKLWALVWIAGACGIVAAVALVVTYNSTQNGTEHLFIAYAGGVSAIATTAFVLAVIGNRLYRALA encoded by the coding sequence ATGCGACCCGCCCCGCTCCGCCTCCTCCCCTTCGTGTGGGGTGCGCTCGGCACGGCCGTCATGTTCGTCGCGGTCTACCTGTTCTTCGTGCAGAGCTACATCGGTCAGGTGATCGACGAGCGCTCCTTCGCAGGGGCGGAGAGGTGGAAGGGCAACCTGATCGACTTCGCCCACGCCTTCCTCAACGCGCTGCCGGCCGCGGCGGTCGTGATCGGGGCGATCATCGCGATCATCATCGTGCTGGTGCGCCGCAACTGGATGGTGTTCGCCGTCGCGGTCGGCGCCGCCATCGCCGCGAACGTGAGCACGCAGGTGCTGAAGTACTCGGTCCTCTCCCGCCCGGAGAAGGGTGTGGACGCGGGGCTGGCGAACTCGCTGCCGTCCGGCCACACCTCGGTCGCGGCCTCGGCGGCGCTCGTGGTGTTCCTGGTCGCGTCGCCGCGGCTGCGGCCGCTCGCCGCCGTGATCGGGTCGGCGTTCACGATCGCGGCAGGAGCATCGACGCTGGTGGAGCAGTGGCATCGCCCGAGCGACGTCATCGCCGCGACGCTCGTGGTGGCGTTCTGGGGCTGCATCGCCGGGATCGTCCTCGCTGCGCTGCGTCTCCGACCGGCGGACCCGCCGGTCCGCACCAAGCTCTGGGCGCTGGTCTGGATCGCGGGGGCCTGCGGGATCGTGGCGGCGGTGGCGCTCGTCGTCACCTACAACTCCACGCAGAACGGCACCGAGCACCTCTTCATCGCCTACGCGGGAGGCGTCTCCGCGATCGCGACGACGGCCTTCGTCCTCGCCGTCATCGGCAACCGGCTCTACCGAGCCCTGGCCTGA
- a CDS encoding DNA-methyltransferase: protein MSEPVAATQPLWLPDGPSTVVHGDNLEVVAALPDGAFQLIYLDPPFNTGRSQARQRTTAVRAEAGAGSVIGFKGRSYERIKGDILSYDDRFEDYWGFLEPRLMEAWRLLADTGTLYLHLDYRESHYAKVLLDALFGRESFLNEIVWAYDYGAKAKNRWPAKHDTILVYVKNPGDYFFDSSAVDREPYMAPGLVTPEKAELGKLPTDVWWHTIVSPTGREKTGYPTQKPEGVLRRIVQASSREGDWVLDFFAGSGTTGAVAAALGRRFLLVDRSPDAVAVMRARFSERPEVRFVG, encoded by the coding sequence ATGTCCGAACCCGTCGCCGCCACGCAGCCGCTGTGGCTTCCCGACGGGCCGAGCACGGTCGTCCACGGCGACAACCTGGAGGTCGTCGCCGCGCTGCCCGACGGCGCGTTCCAGCTCATCTACCTCGACCCGCCGTTCAACACCGGGCGGTCGCAGGCGCGGCAGCGCACTACCGCGGTGCGCGCGGAGGCCGGCGCCGGCAGCGTGATCGGGTTCAAGGGCCGCAGCTACGAGCGCATCAAGGGCGACATCCTCAGCTATGACGACCGGTTCGAGGACTACTGGGGCTTCCTGGAGCCGCGGCTGATGGAGGCCTGGCGGCTGCTCGCCGACACCGGCACCCTCTACCTGCACCTCGACTACCGGGAGTCGCACTACGCGAAGGTGCTGCTCGACGCCCTGTTCGGCCGGGAGTCGTTCCTCAACGAGATCGTCTGGGCGTACGACTACGGAGCGAAGGCCAAGAACCGCTGGCCGGCGAAGCACGACACCATCCTCGTGTACGTGAAGAACCCCGGCGACTACTTCTTCGACTCCTCCGCCGTCGACCGCGAGCCCTACATGGCGCCCGGACTGGTCACCCCGGAGAAGGCCGAGCTCGGCAAGCTGCCCACCGACGTCTGGTGGCACACCATCGTGTCCCCGACCGGCCGCGAGAAGACCGGCTACCCGACGCAGAAGCCGGAGGGCGTCCTCCGCCGCATCGTGCAGGCGTCCAGCCGGGAGGGCGACTGGGTGCTCGACTTCTTCGCGGGCAGCGGCACGACCGGGGCGGTCGCGGCGGCGCTGGGGCGGCGGTTCCTGCTGGTCGACCGCAGCCCCGACGCGGTCGCGGTGATGCGCGCGCGGTTCAGCGAGCGGCCCGAGGTGCGGTTCGTCGGCTGA
- a CDS encoding GNAT family N-acetyltransferase → MTLTVEKQPDQSRYALLKDGEVIGIAEYELRDDAIVFVHTEVDPEKRERGMASELVQAALDDVRDRTDLRVVATCPYVRRWLADHPEYLGLQRR, encoded by the coding sequence ATGACCCTCACCGTCGAGAAGCAGCCCGACCAGTCCCGCTACGCCCTGCTGAAGGACGGCGAGGTCATCGGGATCGCCGAATACGAGCTCCGCGACGACGCGATCGTGTTCGTGCACACGGAGGTCGACCCCGAGAAGCGCGAGCGCGGGATGGCGTCGGAGCTGGTGCAGGCTGCGCTGGACGACGTGCGGGACCGGACGGACCTGCGGGTGGTCGCGACGTGCCCGTACGTGCGGCGGTGGCTGGCGGACCACCCGGAGTACCTGGGGTTGCAGCGGCGGTGA
- a CDS encoding dienelactone hydrolase family protein yields the protein MNLFTDDSTVDGVRRRGFLLEGVPGVLWTPPAGAPGAPLILSGHGGGLHKEAPGLAARARRLVRDHGYSVAAIDAPGHGDRPRSARDQRWVDDMLGARERGEPLDPVLAEFNASLAERAVPEWRATIDALQGLDDIGAGPVGYTGMTLASAIGIPLAAAEPRILAATFGGIGAHRFVLDAAREVSIPIEFLFPLDDAEISRESQLAVFDAFGSAEKALLGFPGSHFRVPAERLDTGLFPRAFG from the coding sequence ATGAACCTCTTCACCGACGACTCCACCGTGGACGGCGTCCGCCGTCGCGGCTTCCTGCTGGAGGGCGTCCCCGGAGTCCTCTGGACTCCTCCCGCCGGCGCTCCCGGCGCGCCCCTCATCCTGTCCGGCCATGGCGGCGGCCTCCACAAGGAGGCGCCGGGCCTGGCCGCACGTGCCCGCCGGCTCGTGCGCGATCACGGCTACAGCGTCGCCGCGATCGACGCGCCCGGTCACGGCGACCGGCCGCGGTCGGCCCGGGACCAGCGCTGGGTGGACGACATGCTCGGCGCGCGGGAGCGGGGCGAACCCCTCGATCCCGTCCTCGCCGAGTTCAACGCGTCCCTCGCCGAGCGCGCGGTGCCCGAGTGGCGGGCGACCATCGACGCGCTCCAGGGTCTCGACGACATCGGCGCGGGGCCTGTCGGCTACACCGGGATGACCCTGGCCTCCGCCATCGGCATCCCGCTCGCCGCCGCGGAGCCGCGCATCCTGGCCGCGACCTTCGGCGGGATCGGCGCGCACCGGTTCGTGCTCGACGCGGCTCGGGAGGTGAGCATCCCGATCGAGTTCCTGTTCCCGCTGGACGACGCGGAGATCAGCCGGGAGTCCCAGCTCGCGGTGTTCGACGCGTTCGGTTCGGCAGAGAAGGCTCTGCTCGGGTTCCCGGGCAGCCACTTCCGCGTTCCGGCCGAACGGCTGGACACGGGGCTGTTCCCGCGCGCCTTCGGGTAG
- a CDS encoding SRPBCC family protein, translated as MRSFTDTIEIDAPAHDVYATLRAVDAYPAWLGHSMVYRGTRVPTAATTATARDADTYVDSTMVGRMRGELIDDIPDHELRFHQAKPSGRIDALIVYGVEDSGGRTRVTRIGQLTTHGMYRAVEPMFVMMAARESRRTMKALKAHVEHPA; from the coding sequence ATGAGGAGCTTCACCGACACCATCGAGATCGACGCGCCGGCGCACGACGTCTACGCCACGCTGCGGGCGGTCGACGCCTACCCCGCCTGGCTCGGCCATTCGATGGTCTACCGCGGGACACGCGTCCCCACGGCGGCCACCACCGCCACCGCTCGCGACGCGGACACCTACGTCGACTCCACGATGGTCGGGAGGATGCGCGGCGAGCTGATCGACGACATCCCCGACCACGAGCTGCGCTTCCACCAGGCGAAGCCGTCCGGGCGCATCGACGCGCTCATCGTGTACGGAGTCGAGGACTCGGGAGGCCGCACCCGCGTCACGCGCATCGGCCAGCTGACCACGCACGGCATGTACCGGGCCGTCGAGCCGATGTTCGTGATGATGGCCGCCCGGGAGAGCCGGCGCACGATGAAGGCGCTGAAAGCGCACGTCGAGCATCCCGCGTGA
- a CDS encoding alpha/beta fold hydrolase, giving the protein MQREFSADDGLRIFFDVYPAERPRAAVQVAHGVGEHAGRYRALAEHLVAEGYTVYADDHRGHGRTGMEQWHGDASKLGRLGPGGLRGAVRDLRTFSRLIRDENPDLPLVLVAHSWGSLMGQMTLNHHADDYDAAVLTGTAYRMIGSMNSGDLNKRHAHLGTTGAEWLSRDPAVAQAFVDDPLCTLVPLQKLFGMADAARLLGRPARHLARDLPLLIAVGDDDPLGGPASARKLERSYRTRSGLSDVTTIVYPGARHEIFNETNKEEVYADVTAWLDPRLPARS; this is encoded by the coding sequence GTGCAGCGAGAGTTCAGCGCCGACGACGGCCTCCGCATCTTCTTCGACGTCTACCCGGCCGAGCGCCCGCGGGCCGCCGTGCAGGTCGCGCACGGGGTGGGGGAGCACGCCGGCCGCTACCGCGCACTCGCCGAGCACCTCGTCGCCGAGGGCTACACCGTCTACGCCGACGACCACCGCGGTCATGGCCGCACCGGGATGGAGCAGTGGCACGGCGACGCGTCCAAGCTCGGAAGGCTCGGACCCGGGGGACTCCGCGGCGCCGTCCGCGACCTCCGCACGTTCAGCCGGCTGATCCGCGACGAGAACCCGGACCTCCCGCTCGTCCTCGTCGCCCACAGCTGGGGCTCACTCATGGGCCAGATGACCCTGAACCACCACGCCGACGACTACGACGCCGCCGTGCTCACCGGCACGGCCTACCGGATGATCGGCTCCATGAACAGCGGCGACCTGAACAAGCGGCACGCGCACCTCGGCACCACGGGCGCCGAATGGCTCAGCCGCGACCCGGCCGTCGCGCAGGCGTTCGTGGACGACCCGCTCTGCACGCTCGTGCCGCTGCAGAAGCTGTTCGGGATGGCCGACGCCGCCCGCCTGCTCGGCCGGCCAGCGCGGCACCTCGCCCGCGACCTCCCGCTGCTCATCGCGGTGGGCGACGACGACCCGCTGGGAGGCCCGGCCTCCGCCCGCAAGCTGGAGCGGTCGTACCGCACCCGGTCGGGGCTGAGCGACGTGACCACGATCGTGTATCCCGGCGCGCGGCACGAGATCTTCAACGAGACGAACAAGGAGGAGGTCTACGCCGACGTCACGGCGTGGCTGGACCCTCGGCTGCCTGCGCGCAGCTGA
- a CDS encoding lipoate--protein ligase family protein: MHGEYKVPGGKLVVVDLEVVDGLISGFRLAGDFFLEPDTALEAIDAAVNGLPAEADSKTIAAAVKEALPEGASLLGFSPEAVAVAVRRALARATSWRDYDWQIVHAKAVSPLMHLALDEVLTTEVGEGRRGPTLRIWEWDEPAVVIGSFQSVKNEVDPVNAEKYGVQVVRRITGGGAMFMEAGSVVTYSIYAPADLVQGMSFADSYAFLDEWAIIALKSLGIDASYVPLNDITSPKGKIGGAAQKRLGSGAVLHHVTMSYDMDGQKMTEVLRIGREKISDKGITSAAKRVDPLRSQTGLSRAEIIEQMKTTFRSLYGATDGDLTDAEYAEAERLVESKFDTEDWLYRVP, from the coding sequence ATGCATGGTGAGTACAAGGTGCCGGGTGGCAAGCTCGTCGTCGTCGACCTGGAGGTCGTGGACGGCCTGATCTCCGGGTTCCGCCTCGCGGGCGACTTCTTCCTCGAGCCCGACACCGCGCTGGAGGCGATCGACGCCGCCGTCAACGGCCTCCCCGCCGAGGCGGACTCCAAGACCATCGCCGCCGCCGTGAAGGAGGCCCTCCCCGAGGGCGCCTCGCTGCTCGGTTTCTCGCCCGAGGCCGTCGCCGTCGCGGTGCGCCGCGCCCTCGCCCGTGCCACGAGCTGGCGCGACTACGACTGGCAGATCGTCCACGCCAAGGCCGTCTCCCCGCTGATGCACCTCGCCCTCGACGAGGTGCTGACGACCGAGGTCGGAGAGGGCCGACGCGGCCCGACCCTCCGGATCTGGGAGTGGGACGAGCCCGCCGTCGTCATCGGCAGCTTCCAGTCGGTGAAGAACGAGGTCGACCCCGTGAACGCCGAGAAGTACGGCGTGCAGGTGGTCCGCCGCATCACCGGAGGCGGCGCCATGTTCATGGAGGCCGGCTCCGTCGTCACCTACTCGATCTACGCCCCCGCCGACCTGGTGCAGGGGATGAGCTTCGCCGACAGCTACGCGTTCCTGGACGAGTGGGCCATCATCGCGCTGAAGTCGCTCGGCATCGACGCCAGCTACGTCCCGCTCAACGACATCACCAGCCCGAAGGGCAAGATCGGCGGCGCCGCCCAGAAGCGCCTCGGCTCCGGCGCCGTGCTGCACCACGTGACGATGAGCTACGACATGGACGGCCAGAAGATGACGGAGGTCCTCCGCATCGGCCGCGAGAAGATCAGCGACAAGGGCATCACCAGCGCGGCCAAGCGCGTCGACCCGCTGCGCAGCCAGACCGGCCTCAGCCGCGCCGAGATCATCGAGCAGATGAAGACGACCTTCCGCAGCCTGTACGGCGCGACGGACGGCGACCTCACCGATGCGGAGTATGCGGAGGCGGAGCGGCTGGTGGAGTCGAAGTTCGACACCGAGGACTGGCTCTACCGGGTGCCCTGA
- a CDS encoding MarR family winged helix-turn-helix transcriptional regulator, whose product MGRLSTHDLSSALRIAVARLSRRLRAEKEDDELSDTQTSTLAFLVREGSGTIGRLSEHERVTPPSMNRTVNHLEQAGYVQRTADAVDGRKVIVVPTESGLRLVAETRRRRDAWLNQRLRTLTPEQRETLAEAAAIMREIADS is encoded by the coding sequence ATGGGACGCCTCTCGACACACGACCTCAGCAGCGCGCTGCGCATCGCTGTCGCGCGTCTCTCCCGGCGCCTGCGCGCCGAGAAGGAGGACGACGAGCTGAGCGACACGCAGACCTCCACGCTGGCCTTCCTCGTCCGCGAGGGCTCCGGCACGATCGGGAGGCTGAGCGAGCACGAGCGCGTCACCCCGCCCTCCATGAACCGCACCGTCAATCACCTGGAGCAGGCCGGCTACGTCCAGCGCACCGCCGACGCCGTCGACGGCCGCAAGGTGATCGTCGTCCCCACCGAGTCCGGCCTCCGGCTCGTCGCCGAGACCCGCCGCCGCCGGGACGCCTGGCTGAACCAGCGCCTCCGCACACTCACCCCCGAGCAGCGCGAGACCCTTGCCGAGGCCGCCGCGATCATGCGGGAGATCGCCGACTCGTGA
- a CDS encoding MFS transporter: protein MFRSLAGVNYRIWAGGALVSNVGTWMQRTAQDWIVLTQLTHNNAAAVGFVMALQFGPQLILLPVTGWAADHLDRRRLLMATQGLMGLLGLGLGILTVTGVIQLWHVYVFALLLGVVAAFDAPARQTFVSELVTGPNLSNAVALNSASFNSARLLGPAVAGLLTAAVGAGWVFLINAATFGAVLLSLMLLRKEKLYRTERAKRSRGGLVDGFRYVRKRPDILVILVMVFLIGTFGLNFPIFISTMSVSVFHQGAGEYGLLSSIMAIGSVVGALLAARRERPRVSLLFAGAAFFGAGCTIAAVMPTYWLFAIALIIIGVSSQTLMTTANGTVQMTTDPVLRGRVMAIYMAIFMGGTPVGAPIVGWVADTFGPRWAMGVGGASGFAAALVGVFYLVKYRGMRVRFSGLKPRVVLSPREEAREELEETEVTATRAS, encoded by the coding sequence ATGTTCCGTTCCCTCGCCGGGGTCAACTACCGCATCTGGGCCGGCGGCGCCCTCGTGTCCAATGTCGGCACGTGGATGCAGCGCACGGCGCAGGACTGGATCGTCCTCACCCAGCTCACCCACAACAATGCGGCAGCGGTCGGCTTCGTGATGGCGCTGCAGTTCGGGCCGCAGCTCATCCTGCTGCCGGTGACCGGCTGGGCCGCCGACCACCTCGACCGCCGGCGGCTGTTGATGGCGACGCAGGGCCTGATGGGGCTGCTCGGGCTCGGGCTGGGCATCCTGACCGTGACGGGTGTGATCCAGCTCTGGCACGTGTACGTGTTCGCGCTGCTGCTCGGCGTCGTCGCGGCGTTCGACGCGCCCGCGCGGCAGACGTTCGTATCCGAGCTGGTGACCGGCCCGAACCTCTCCAACGCGGTCGCGCTCAACTCGGCGTCGTTCAACTCGGCGCGGCTGCTGGGCCCGGCCGTCGCCGGCCTTCTGACCGCGGCCGTCGGCGCCGGCTGGGTGTTCCTGATCAACGCGGCGACGTTCGGCGCGGTGCTGCTGTCGCTGATGCTGCTCCGCAAGGAGAAGCTGTACCGGACGGAGCGGGCCAAGCGCTCTCGCGGCGGACTGGTCGACGGGTTCCGGTACGTGCGGAAGCGTCCCGACATCCTCGTCATCCTGGTCATGGTGTTCCTGATCGGGACGTTCGGCCTCAACTTCCCGATCTTCATCTCGACCATGTCGGTGAGCGTGTTCCACCAGGGCGCGGGCGAGTACGGCCTCCTGTCGTCGATCATGGCGATCGGCTCGGTGGTCGGCGCGCTGCTGGCGGCCCGGCGCGAGCGCCCGAGGGTGTCGCTGCTGTTCGCGGGCGCCGCGTTCTTCGGCGCGGGATGCACCATCGCGGCGGTCATGCCGACCTACTGGCTGTTCGCGATCGCGCTGATCATCATCGGCGTCTCGTCGCAGACGCTGATGACCACAGCGAACGGCACCGTGCAGATGACGACCGACCCCGTCCTGCGCGGCCGGGTCATGGCGATCTACATGGCGATCTTCATGGGCGGGACCCCGGTCGGCGCCCCGATCGTCGGCTGGGTGGCCGACACGTTCGGCCCGCGCTGGGCGATGGGCGTCGGCGGGGCCAGCGGATTCGCGGCGGCGCTGGTGGGAGTCTTCTACCTCGTGAAGTACCGCGGGATGCGGGTGCGGTTCAGCGGCCTGAAGCCGCGCGTGGTGCTGAGCCCGCGCGAGGAGGCCCGCGAGGAGCTGGAGGAGACCGAGGTCACCGCGACGCGGGCGAGCTGA
- a CDS encoding GNAT family N-acetyltransferase, with product MTDADTTAFTIRPLDPTTWDAFAALCDRHAGGGFGGCYCTWFHGEKHSAPDSRPERPAGSTKELKHDLVLAGDAHAALVFDGDLAVGWAQFGSPEELPGIRHRKEYLETTTSLPDYRITCVFVDRQYRGRGVGRLAIAGALDLIAAAGGGVVEGYPRDDDKRVAPSFLYSMTRRVFEDAGFDYDRPKGTVNCVMRTTVAAR from the coding sequence ATGACCGACGCAGACACCACCGCCTTCACCATCCGCCCGCTCGACCCCACCACTTGGGATGCCTTCGCCGCGCTCTGCGACCGCCACGCCGGCGGCGGGTTCGGCGGCTGCTACTGCACCTGGTTCCACGGCGAGAAGCACTCGGCGCCCGACTCGCGGCCCGAACGCCCGGCCGGGTCGACCAAGGAGCTGAAGCACGACCTCGTCCTGGCCGGCGACGCCCACGCCGCACTCGTCTTCGACGGCGACCTGGCCGTGGGCTGGGCACAGTTCGGCAGCCCCGAGGAGCTGCCAGGGATCCGCCACCGCAAGGAGTACCTGGAGACGACGACGAGCCTCCCGGACTACCGGATCACCTGCGTCTTCGTCGACCGGCAGTACCGCGGTCGCGGCGTCGGCCGCCTGGCGATCGCCGGCGCGCTCGACCTCATCGCGGCGGCCGGCGGCGGGGTGGTGGAGGGCTACCCGCGCGACGACGACAAGCGCGTCGCTCCGTCGTTCCTCTACAGCATGACCCGCCGCGTCTTCGAGGACGCCGGCTTCGACTACGACCGCCCCAAAGGCACGGTCAACTGCGTCATGCGCACGACCGTCGCAGCCCGCTGA